The sequence CCCCTGCGCCTGCCCCGCCTGTGCGTCGCCGTAACCGCTCCCAGCGCCGCCGAGATGATCGAGAAGGCGGAGACGCTGGTGCGGGATAACCCCTTTATTGAGTTCAGGTTAGACTACCTGCGGCGGCCGGCGACCGCCTTCCAGCGCATCCGCCACTTCCTGGATTACCACCCCGAGGTGCTGGCCATCGCCACCTGCCGGCGGGCGGCGAATGGGGGGAAGTTCCGGGGCTCGGTGTCGGCGCAGGTTAACTTTCTAATCAAGGCCAGCGATGCCGGCTGCCAACTGGTGGACCTGGAGCTGCAGAGCGGGCTGAGGCTGGCGGCCCGGGATTTTGCCCGCATCCGCAGCCACGCCGCCCTCATCCTCTCCTTCCACGATTTCCGCGCCACCCGCAAGCTGGAGGAGACCTTCCAGCGCATGCAGGGGCTGCCCGCCGACTTCTACAAGATCGTCAGCACCGCCACCTGTCTCTACGACAACGTGCGCATGATGAAGTTCCTGGAGCAGAAGAGCGAGAAGCACTCCATGATCGGGCTGTGCATGGGGGAGCAGGGGATCATCAGCCGGGTGCTGGGAGTGCGGGCGGGCAGCGTCTTCACCTTCGCCGCCTTCGGTCCGGGGGAAGAGACCGCGCCCGGACAGGTGACGGCGCGCGAGCTGCGCGACACCTACCGCATCGGCCAGGTGGACGCGGCCACGCGCGTCTACGGGGTGGTGGGCGACCCGGTGGCGCATTCGCTTTCGCCCGCCATCATGAACGCGGGCTTCCGGCGGGAGAACGTCAATGCCGTCTACCTGGCGCTGCACGCCAAGAAGCTG comes from Terriglobales bacterium and encodes:
- a CDS encoding type I 3-dehydroquinate dehydratase, translating into MASVSTYTPRLLPLRLPRLCVAVTAPSAAEMIEKAETLVRDNPFIEFRLDYLRRPATAFQRIRHFLDYHPEVLAIATCRRAANGGKFRGSVSAQVNFLIKASDAGCQLVDLELQSGLRLAARDFARIRSHAALILSFHDFRATRKLEETFQRMQGLPADFYKIVSTATCLYDNVRMMKFLEQKSEKHSMIGLCMGEQGIISRVLGVRAGSVFTFAAFGPGEETAPGQVTARELRDTYRIGQVDAATRVYGVVGDPVAHSLSPAIMNAGFRRENVNAVYLALHAKKLEDLLACVRDIPIHGLSVTMPYKEAILKHLDNCEPLAEKVGACNTVIRGQDGKLYGFNTDVQGVIRPLEQRLSITGAKVLVLGAG